Proteins co-encoded in one Pocillopora verrucosa isolate sample1 chromosome 1, ASM3666991v2, whole genome shotgun sequence genomic window:
- the LOC131782960 gene encoding allatostatin-A receptor-like, with product MKPDAEWIVITVLYAITMLVAFTGNGFLIYIVWKKPEVRSLTSFIFVNMAIADLLVTLVVMPWSISAIYTDGLWMIPRLFGKVMCKGVVYIAYVTITASVLCLMFMAIDRYYAIVHPLRRHLWFRKPKLTVPFIWIGSLVSMSIFLVIQTVEDYNNSSYCMVSVYILGDPDRALRGIYLLLFVVNYLIPLVVISFLYTITAWNLWFHVAPGVNALRGNRAQLETSKRRVVRMLIIVTCAFALCWLPPQVVHIMYVIHASKAYLHIQPIVSFVCFWFGHANSAVNPWLYIFLSTKINTAFTRIVSRKSNWLPSSLAIKTSDAVLPPEDEAIQKESRI from the coding sequence ATGAAACCAGATGCAGAGTGGATTGTTATTACAGTCCTCTACGCCATCACGATGCTCGTAGCGTTTACAGGGAATGGTTTCCTCATCTACATCGTGTGGAAGAAACCTGAAGTCAGATCACTGACAAGCTTCATATTCGTTAACATGGCCATCGCTGATTTGCTGGTAACCCTGGTTGTGATGCCTTGGTCGATTTCCGCAATATATACAGACGGTTTGTGGATGATCCCGAGATTATTTGGAAAAGTCATGTGCAAAGGTGTTGTATACATTGCCTACGTCACTATAACAGCATCCGTCCTCTGCCTGATGTTCATGGCGATCGACAGGTACTATGCAATCGTTCATCCCCTCCGCCGCCATCTTTGGTTTCGAAAGCCTAAACTAACCGTTCCATTTATTTGGATCGGGTCACTGGTCTCCATGTCCATTTTCCTTGTTATTCAAACTGTGGAGGACTACAATAATTCTTCCTATTGCATGGTATCTGTTTACATCTTGGGTGATCCAGATAGGGCTCTTCGAGGAATATACCTCCTCCTTTTCGTCGTCAACTATCTCATCCCCTTGGTCgttatttcttttctgtatACCATCACTGCATGGAACTTATGGTTCCATGTTGCACCTGGAGTGAATGCTCTGAGAGGAAATCGAGCACAACTAGAAACCTCCAAGAGAAGAGTGGTTCGGATGCTCATTATTGTTACCTGTGCCTTTGCCCTTTGTTGGCTCCCACCACAAGTGGTCCACATCATGTACGTCATTCACGCATCTAAGGCTTACCTACATATACAGCCGATTGTCAGCTTTGTGTGTTTTTGGTTTGGACACGCTAACAGTGCCGTTAACCCATGGCTGTACATTTTTCTGAGTACCAAGATAAATACGGCATTTACTAGGATCGTCAGTAGAAAAAGCAACTGGTTGCCTTCAAGTCTCGCCATCAAAACATCAGATGCCGTCTTACCACCTGAAGATGAAGCAATCCAGAAAGAATCAAGAATATAA